From the genome of Oscillospiraceae bacterium, one region includes:
- the rpmB gene encoding 50S ribosomal protein L28: MAKCDICGKSVTFGCSVSHSNRKTNRAWKPNIRKVKAIVNGSVKRVHICSRCLRSGEVTRAN, from the coding sequence ATGGCAAAATGCGATATCTGCGGAAAGAGTGTTACCTTTGGCTGCTCGGTTTCCCATTCAAACAGAAAAACCAACAGAGCTTGGAAACCAAACATCAGAAAAGTTAAAGCAATAGTTAACGGCAGCGTGAAAAGAGTGCACATTTGCTCTCGTTGCCTGCGCTCCGGTGAGGTAACCCGCGCCAACTGA
- a CDS encoding sugar phosphate isomerase/epimerase family protein codes for MMKMVAVNTGAVSMFSKDEFTAFDRIKKAGFNAVDYSFYFLPDDGSGILAASDTEFDDYFMRLSAHAREIGLSLIQSHAHLYGFAENNADEERIRAVYLREIRAAGIMKCPYIVIHPAIPPRYKYFEYRAQTRKYNLKWLGSLIPALESADVRLGVENMFNYDYEKSCICPTVCTTAAEMLDYCDMLGERFVACLDIGHANLIHCKDFDDVTPEKMINTLGGRLNLLHVHDNDGISDLHMTPFTCSLDFKLVANALKNINYSGAITLETDAHINKAAESGDDIDALLLQMHEAALAIAKASE; via the coding sequence ATGATGAAAATGGTCGCGGTCAACACCGGTGCTGTCTCCATGTTTTCAAAAGACGAATTCACCGCGTTTGACCGTATAAAAAAAGCCGGATTTAACGCTGTGGACTATTCGTTTTATTTCCTTCCTGATGACGGTTCCGGCATTCTTGCCGCTTCCGACACCGAATTCGACGATTATTTTATGCGTCTCTCCGCTCATGCCCGCGAAATAGGGCTTTCATTAATACAATCACACGCGCATTTATACGGATTTGCCGAGAATAACGCAGATGAGGAAAGAATTCGCGCGGTTTATTTACGCGAAATACGTGCCGCGGGAATCATGAAATGTCCGTATATCGTCATCCATCCCGCTATTCCGCCGCGGTATAAATACTTTGAATACCGCGCTCAGACACGAAAATATAACCTAAAATGGCTCGGTTCTCTGATCCCCGCGCTCGAATCGGCAGATGTCAGGCTCGGCGTTGAGAATATGTTCAACTATGATTATGAAAAATCATGTATCTGTCCCACTGTCTGCACAACTGCCGCGGAAATGCTCGATTACTGCGATATGCTCGGTGAAAGATTTGTCGCCTGCCTTGATATCGGGCACGCCAATCTTATTCACTGTAAAGACTTTGACGATGTCACCCCGGAGAAGATGATAAATACGCTGGGTGGCCGGCTGAACCTCCTGCACGTTCACGACAACGACGGAATAAGCGATCTCCACATGACCCCTTTTACCTGTTCGCTTGATTTTAAGCTCGTGGCGAATGCGCTTAAGAACATTAATTATTCCGGCGCGATCACTCTCGAGACCGACGCTCATATAAATAAAGCCGCGGAATCCGGAGACGATATCGACGCGCTTCTTTTACAAATGCACGAAGCCGCGCTCGCTATCGCGAAGGCCTCTGAATGA
- a CDS encoding GNAT family N-acetyltransferase → MNNLLLRKYEEADEQSIAQITEPDYYEKYKEFSKQSISVAEKDGIIVGWLHLYVPDNSLYSCFLFIYVSSVLRRSGIGTFIYNEAKKQIEPSGCNWWSSYLESKEADLFALSVGFDYTNTNFYLVHSGEIIDIPSEGIREYTDDDYPAAPDIWSHEYADMHIRIGLPYVIKERTEEERAAERKDYKDNQKSYYVLEDNGIIIGIGGLFDDNSGMGMLAVDRTYVGKGYGTKLAAYITNECIRRGCKNPCTYCESNNANAMHIYKKIGYVEKSRESVALHH, encoded by the coding sequence ATGAATAATCTACTTTTAAGAAAATATGAAGAAGCGGACGAACAATCTATTGCTCAAATAACAGAACCTGATTATTATGAGAAATATAAAGAATTTTCCAAGCAATCAATTTCTGTTGCCGAGAAAGATGGAATAATAGTCGGGTGGCTTCATTTATATGTACCGGACAACTCATTGTATTCATGCTTTTTGTTTATTTACGTTTCTTCGGTATTGCGCAGGAGCGGAATCGGCACGTTTATTTATAATGAAGCAAAAAAACAAATAGAACCGTCCGGCTGCAATTGGTGGTCAAGTTATCTGGAATCAAAAGAAGCCGATTTATTTGCTCTTTCCGTTGGCTTTGATTACACAAATACAAATTTCTACTTAGTTCACTCAGGCGAAATAATTGACATTCCGTCGGAAGGAATCCGTGAATATACAGATGATGACTACCCGGCGGCACCTGATATATGGTCACATGAATATGCCGATATGCACATTCGAATAGGGTTGCCTTATGTGATAAAAGAACGTACCGAAGAAGAACGTGCCGCGGAACGAAAAGATTATAAAGATAATCAGAAAAGCTATTATGTTTTAGAAGACAACGGGATAATCATAGGAATTGGCGGTTTATTTGATGATAATTCCGGCATGGGAATGCTTGCTGTTGACAGAACATATGTAGGTAAAGGATACGGAACAAAACTTGCGGCATATATAACAAATGAATGTATTCGCCGTGGCTGCAAGAATCCTTGTACATATTGCGAATCCAACAACGCAAACGCAATGCATATTTATAAGAAAATCGGTTATGTCGAGAAAAGCCGAGAAAGTGTAGCACTTCACCACTAA
- a CDS encoding amidohydrolase family protein codes for MKKFKIIDVHTHLWKGKYEEDIVELRQAMERHSIDRIVISALYSYSPSEAEVDELNAHVTDAVRRYPDQFSGYVYLNPFNANCMDVLKRGVEEDGAVGVKLWVASYCDDPAVNPIFEKCIDYNIPILLHSFIKTVDQLPNETVGTNVHNIALRYPESKIIMAHLGANCYHGVKAIRNDKNVSVDMSGSIYRRDDLDYTVSQVGTDRIVFGTDMTGSYNTNYGQILEADITDSQRADILSGNAEKLFRF; via the coding sequence ATGAAAAAGTTTAAAATAATCGACGTTCATACCCATCTCTGGAAAGGAAAGTATGAAGAGGACATCGTGGAATTGCGCCAGGCAATGGAAAGGCACTCGATCGACCGTATAGTAATATCGGCTCTCTATTCGTATTCACCCAGCGAAGCGGAAGTTGATGAACTCAACGCGCACGTGACCGATGCCGTCCGCCGTTATCCGGATCAGTTTTCCGGATATGTTTATCTCAATCCATTCAACGCGAACTGCATGGATGTGCTTAAGCGCGGCGTTGAGGAGGACGGCGCCGTCGGAGTTAAGCTCTGGGTCGCTTCCTATTGCGACGATCCCGCTGTCAATCCAATATTCGAAAAATGCATTGATTACAATATTCCGATCCTGCTCCACAGCTTTATTAAAACAGTCGATCAGCTGCCCAATGAAACCGTAGGCACCAATGTTCACAACATAGCCCTCAGATATCCTGAAAGCAAGATAATCATGGCTCACCTCGGCGCAAATTGCTATCACGGAGTAAAGGCGATCAGAAACGATAAAAACGTGTCGGTCGATATGTCCGGCAGTATTTACCGAAGAGACGACCTTGACTATACTGTAAGTCAGGTAGGCACAGACAGAATAGTATTCGGCACCGATATGACAGGCTCGTATAACACAAACTACGGCCAGATTCTCGAAGCGGATATAACCGACAGTCAAAGAGCAGACATCCTTTCCGGCAACGCCGAAAAGCTCTTCCGCTTTTGA
- a CDS encoding Gfo/Idh/MocA family oxidoreductase, translated as MLNFATIGTGFISEEFWNTACTNPEYRLYAVYSRDISKARSVADRFGAITIYDDIAAMSRDKNIDCVYIASPNSLHAAQSELFLRAGKHVLCEKPLCSNAAEVRCVTSCANEYGVFFAEAYKSAYMPGFIAVQSNLHKLGQIRSVFFSFAKYSSRYDAHKAGADVNTFKAEFSNGGMLDLGVYCLYPMLLLFGKPLGVKASAVKIPGGVDGAGFALLDYGSFDACVHYSKVSTSFLPCEIAGEDATMTVDRLNIPGRIEIKYRNGKTEDIEFDQRQDSMCYEIDAFISAVNEFKRAKHALLAFPLPMSLAAAEICDEIRRQTGISYPADAH; from the coding sequence ATGCTTAATTTTGCTACGATAGGCACCGGTTTCATTTCCGAAGAATTCTGGAATACCGCGTGCACAAATCCCGAATACAGACTTTACGCTGTATATTCCCGGGATATATCAAAGGCGCGCTCCGTCGCCGACCGATTCGGCGCAATAACCATTTATGACGATATCGCTGCTATGAGCCGCGACAAAAATATAGACTGTGTGTATATAGCAAGCCCGAATTCTTTGCACGCAGCTCAGTCCGAGCTTTTTTTGCGTGCCGGTAAGCACGTGCTTTGCGAAAAGCCGTTATGCTCGAACGCCGCCGAGGTAAGATGCGTCACCTCCTGCGCGAACGAATACGGCGTGTTCTTTGCGGAAGCATATAAATCAGCATATATGCCCGGCTTCATTGCCGTGCAAAGCAATCTACATAAGCTCGGGCAAATCAGGAGCGTTTTTTTTTCCTTTGCCAAATATTCCTCCCGTTACGACGCTCATAAAGCCGGAGCCGATGTCAACACCTTTAAAGCCGAATTTTCCAACGGCGGAATGCTGGATCTCGGCGTTTATTGTCTGTATCCTATGCTCCTCCTGTTCGGAAAACCACTGGGAGTTAAGGCATCCGCCGTTAAAATACCGGGCGGTGTTGACGGCGCCGGCTTCGCCTTGCTTGATTACGGCAGCTTTGATGCCTGCGTTCATTATTCAAAGGTATCGACCTCGTTTTTACCCTGTGAAATAGCCGGTGAGGACGCCACGATGACCGTTGACAGACTAAATATTCCCGGCAGAATCGAAATAAAGTACCGGAACGGAAAAACCGAAGACATAGAATTTGATCAGCGTCAGGACAGTATGTGTTATGAAATCGACGCGTTCATCTCCGCCGTAAACGAATTCAAACGCGCAAAGCATGCGCTTCTTGCGTTTCCCCTGCCAATGTCGCTTGCCGCAGCGGAAATATGTGACGAAATACGCCGTCAGACGGGGATAAGCTATCCGGCCGACGCACATTAA
- a CDS encoding RnfABCDGE type electron transport complex subunit B, with translation MPTTQTILWAFLWFLLLGGVFGLLLAIFGKIFEVKSDPTAEKIALLLPGANCGGCGFAGCAALSEAIASGKAKYDTCPVASHEIHVQIAAELGEAPSSGEIRYRAQVMCSGTNDLAKKKYLYDGLTDCNAAMRLAGGSKMCPNGCIGMGSCVQACKFDAIHIINGVAAVDYIKCHACGMCVKACPKQIIKLIPYDAKYWIGCMSVDKGAVTRKYCDVGCLGCRLCEKACKYGAIKVNGGVAEIDYTLCQHCGECEKVCPRKIIWSSKAQIEDGITRGDEDLSPDRGITAVSTAETNVKDSNNKQ, from the coding sequence ATGCCTACAACACAGACGATCCTATGGGCCTTTTTATGGTTTCTGCTTTTGGGCGGAGTTTTCGGACTTCTGCTCGCAATATTCGGGAAGATCTTTGAGGTGAAATCAGACCCTACCGCCGAAAAAATCGCCTTGCTTTTGCCAGGCGCCAATTGCGGCGGCTGCGGATTTGCGGGCTGCGCGGCGCTTTCAGAGGCGATTGCCTCAGGAAAGGCGAAATACGACACCTGCCCTGTTGCTTCTCATGAGATTCATGTCCAGATTGCCGCGGAGCTCGGTGAAGCTCCTTCTTCCGGCGAAATTCGATACCGCGCACAGGTTATGTGCAGCGGCACCAACGATCTGGCAAAGAAAAAATACCTGTACGACGGCCTTACGGACTGCAACGCCGCTATGCGTCTTGCCGGAGGAAGTAAAATGTGTCCTAACGGATGCATCGGCATGGGCAGCTGCGTACAGGCCTGTAAATTCGATGCCATACACATTATAAACGGCGTCGCGGCCGTCGATTACATAAAATGCCACGCATGCGGTATGTGCGTAAAGGCCTGCCCTAAGCAGATAATAAAATTAATACCTTATGACGCAAAATACTGGATCGGCTGTATGTCTGTGGACAAGGGCGCGGTCACCAGAAAATATTGCGACGTGGGATGCCTGGGCTGCAGGCTTTGCGAAAAGGCATGCAAATACGGCGCGATAAAGGTCAACGGAGGAGTCGCGGAGATCGACTACACGTTGTGCCAGCATTGCGGTGAATGTGAAAAAGTATGTCCGCGCAAAATCATATGGTCAAGCAAGGCTCAGATTGAGGATGGAATCACACGCGGAGACGAGGATTTGTCTCCCGACAGAGGAATAACTGCCGTATCAACCGCAGAAACTAACGTAAAAGATTCAAATAATAAACAATGA
- the rsxA gene encoding electron transport complex subunit RsxA: MDLKELVLLMFTAIVVENIIFLKFLGVCPFLGVSDKPSNALGMGLAVTFVMTLSSAVTWLVYTYILVPSGLEFLTTLAFILVIAVLVQLIEMFLKKFVPALYQALGIYLPLITTNCAVLGAALLNIQNGYNLIQSICFGFSSALGFTLAILIFAGVRERLKFTDPPKAFRGLPLALVSAGIIVLAFTGFSGINLG; encoded by the coding sequence ATGGATCTTAAAGAGCTTGTTTTATTGATGTTCACGGCTATCGTCGTTGAGAACATTATTTTTCTTAAATTTCTCGGCGTATGTCCGTTTCTCGGCGTTTCAGACAAGCCGTCCAACGCTCTCGGAATGGGGCTGGCCGTCACCTTTGTCATGACGCTCTCTTCGGCTGTCACGTGGCTGGTTTATACTTATATCCTCGTCCCCAGCGGACTTGAGTTTCTCACAACGCTCGCGTTCATCCTCGTCATCGCCGTGCTCGTGCAGCTTATCGAGATGTTCTTGAAGAAATTCGTCCCGGCACTGTATCAGGCACTTGGGATATATCTGCCCTTGATAACCACCAACTGCGCAGTATTGGGCGCGGCGCTTCTGAATATTCAGAACGGATACAACCTCATTCAGTCGATATGCTTCGGTTTTTCCTCCGCTCTCGGCTTCACGCTTGCGATACTTATATTTGCGGGCGTCCGCGAAAGACTTAAATTCACCGACCCGCCGAAAGCTTTCAGAGGGCTTCCGCTCGCTCTTGTCAGCGCGGGTATAATCGTACTTGCGTTCACCGGTTTTTCCGGAATAAATCTGGGTTAA
- a CDS encoding electron transport complex subunit E has product MAEKCEKTNYKKILTDGLWDKNPIFVQLLGMCSTLAITTGVPNGIAMGLCVTVVLIFSNIFISLVRKIIPRQIRIASYIVIISTFVTIIELIMKAYFPALDKSLGLFIPLIVVNCIILARAEAFASKNSVLPSAVDGLSAGLGYTLALIVVSAIREIFGNGTICGVQIMPDGYVPILSFVTPAGAFITLGCVIALAAYINNLRAVKADKAKANGGKG; this is encoded by the coding sequence ATGGCCGAAAAATGTGAAAAGACGAATTATAAAAAGATACTGACCGACGGTCTCTGGGATAAGAACCCGATTTTCGTACAACTGCTCGGTATGTGTTCCACCCTTGCCATAACGACCGGCGTTCCCAACGGCATAGCCATGGGGCTGTGCGTTACCGTTGTTCTTATCTTCTCCAATATATTTATATCCCTTGTGAGAAAAATAATTCCGCGTCAGATAAGAATCGCATCCTATATCGTTATTATTTCAACCTTTGTCACCATTATAGAGCTCATCATGAAGGCATATTTCCCGGCCCTTGACAAATCGCTCGGGCTTTTCATCCCTTTGATCGTCGTCAACTGCATCATTCTCGCCCGCGCGGAGGCATTCGCATCAAAGAATTCCGTGCTTCCCAGCGCCGTCGACGGACTGAGCGCCGGACTCGGATACACTCTTGCCCTCATCGTTGTTTCCGCGATCAGAGAAATTTTCGGAAACGGAACGATATGCGGCGTACAGATAATGCCCGACGGATATGTCCCGATTCTTTCATTCGTCACGCCTGCCGGAGCGTTTATTACTCTCGGCTGTGTGATCGCTCTCGCCGCCTACATAAACAACCTCAGAGCGGTAAAAGCCGATAAAGCAAAAGCAAACGGAGGAAAAGGCTGA
- a CDS encoding FMN-binding protein yields the protein MNINKISSSDMPGILKTALVLLAVCTICASLLAAAYVVTAPIIAANSEVEVKSALSGIFPDYSSRTEAKYEADKDVDRVMTVYDAGGSVLGYAAEVSPSGFANDITMIIGISTDFKVIKIAIISISETAGIGSRVNNESYLSTYAGAGSDVNFGNGVDAISGATYSSRGVLRGVKAAITACEALYKEE from the coding sequence ATGAATATCAATAAAATCAGCTCATCAGATATGCCCGGCATTTTAAAAACCGCTCTCGTGCTCCTCGCAGTATGCACGATATGCGCCTCTCTGCTTGCCGCCGCCTATGTCGTCACCGCCCCTATAATAGCGGCAAATTCAGAAGTCGAAGTAAAATCCGCTCTGTCGGGCATTTTCCCCGATTATTCCTCCAGAACCGAAGCCAAATATGAAGCCGACAAGGATGTCGATCGCGTAATGACCGTTTACGATGCCGGCGGCTCCGTGCTTGGATATGCGGCCGAAGTCAGTCCGTCCGGATTTGCCAACGACATTACCATGATAATAGGGATATCCACCGATTTCAAGGTCATTAAAATAGCTATAATCTCAATTTCAGAAACTGCCGGGATCGGTAGCCGTGTCAACAATGAATCCTATCTCTCGACATATGCGGGGGCCGGTTCCGATGTCAATTTCGGCAACGGAGTGGATGCCATTTCAGGCGCGACCTACAGCTCCAGGGGCGTTTTACGCGGCGTAAAGGCTGCGATCACCGCATGTGAAGCACTGTACAAGGAGGAATGA
- a CDS encoding RnfABCDGE type electron transport complex subunit D — MNSDLLRISSSPHIKHEDSTRVIMTDVLIALVPAAIWSVYAFGYRSVTILLVSVIFSVLFELLYQLIMKKPLTVTDFSATVTGVLLAFCLPVTIPLWMVIIGDFFAVVIVKQLFGGIGRNIVNPAICARIFLFVSFPGAMSSFVKPESSLSAFALTLKPSDIDAVASATPLAMLKQGQFPSESLLDLLFGKNAGCIGEVSVLMLLVGAIYLLVRRVITWHIPVSYILTVAIITYFFPRNSITIEFMLNELLTGGLVLGAFFMATDYVTSPATPNGRLIYGAGCGVLTVFIRYFGGYPEGVSFAILIMNLFVWYLDRYTKPVRFGGDPK; from the coding sequence ATGAATTCGGACCTTCTGCGCATCTCATCCTCTCCGCATATAAAGCATGAGGATTCCACGCGCGTTATAATGACCGATGTCCTGATTGCACTCGTTCCCGCCGCGATATGGAGCGTATATGCTTTCGGATATCGCTCCGTTACGATATTGCTCGTTTCCGTTATCTTTTCCGTACTGTTTGAGCTTTTATATCAGCTTATCATGAAAAAGCCTCTTACGGTCACGGATTTCTCCGCGACAGTCACCGGCGTGCTGCTGGCCTTTTGCCTTCCGGTTACAATTCCGCTCTGGATGGTCATAATAGGAGATTTTTTTGCTGTTGTCATCGTAAAGCAGCTGTTCGGAGGAATAGGGCGCAACATTGTCAATCCCGCAATATGCGCAAGGATATTCTTGTTTGTATCATTTCCCGGAGCGATGAGTTCATTTGTAAAGCCGGAATCGTCCCTCAGCGCGTTTGCGCTGACGCTCAAGCCCTCCGATATCGACGCCGTCGCCTCCGCCACGCCATTGGCAATGTTGAAGCAGGGCCAATTCCCGTCGGAAAGTCTGCTTGATCTTTTATTCGGTAAAAACGCAGGATGCATCGGAGAAGTCAGCGTGCTTATGCTTCTCGTCGGAGCAATATATCTGCTTGTCCGCAGAGTAATCACCTGGCATATCCCGGTTTCGTATATTCTCACCGTCGCCATTATTACATATTTTTTCCCGCGCAACTCCATAACCATTGAGTTCATGCTGAATGAGCTTCTTACGGGAGGTCTCGTGCTCGGCGCGTTCTTTATGGCGACAGATTATGTCACCTCTCCCGCCACGCCGAACGGACGTCTTATTTACGGCGCTGGATGCGGTGTGCTCACTGTTTTTATCAGATATTTCGGCGGATACCCCGAAGGCGTATCCTTTGCCATTCTCATAATGAACCTGTTTGTCTGGTATCTTGACCGATATACAAAGCCTGTAAGATTCGGGGGCGATCCAAAATGA
- the rsxC gene encoding electron transport complex subunit RsxC has protein sequence MSLTFRGGIHLPENKNTDQCTITRPREPAYIRVPMSQHIGLACIPVVKPGEVVSKGQLIGENNNGLSACIHAGIAGKVLRIESAINQNGRRDDYIVIENDYSGAVSPDIKPCEKKISELSSDEIIDTVRRAGIVGMGGATFPTHAKIKSAIGKAQKLIINCAECEPYLTANHRLIAENAKDIIYGAKILLKACGVTTGYIAIEDNKPDAIADLKKLLKGDSLLSVKVLKTKYPQGDERQLIYAFEHKELPAGKLPSDLGYVVFNAETCFAVYRAFSTGMPVTERVVTVDGDCIVNPGNVIVPIGTPFSDIINFCGGFSKRPDRIISGGPMMGIAQWDENAPVTKGTAGILALSKDMYHREIPNCIHCGRCVGVCPMHLMPCYFAAYSKINDYESCDAFGVKSCVECGCCTYVCPGNIPIIQYIRIAKSKLTQKK, from the coding sequence ATGTCCTTAACATTCAGAGGCGGTATTCATCTGCCGGAGAATAAAAATACGGATCAATGTACGATAACCCGTCCGCGTGAACCGGCATACATCCGTGTTCCGATGTCCCAGCATATCGGGCTTGCCTGTATACCAGTCGTGAAGCCGGGGGAGGTTGTTTCAAAAGGACAGCTCATCGGAGAAAACAATAACGGCCTCTCCGCCTGCATTCATGCCGGAATCGCGGGAAAAGTGCTCCGAATTGAATCCGCAATTAATCAGAACGGCCGCAGAGACGACTATATAGTAATCGAAAACGATTATTCCGGTGCCGTTTCTCCGGATATAAAACCATGTGAAAAGAAAATATCGGAGCTTAGTTCCGACGAAATCATCGATACCGTGCGCCGCGCGGGAATCGTGGGAATGGGCGGAGCCACGTTCCCGACTCACGCGAAGATCAAATCCGCTATCGGAAAAGCCCAAAAGCTGATCATCAACTGCGCCGAATGCGAGCCGTATCTCACCGCGAATCACCGCCTGATAGCCGAAAACGCAAAGGATATTATATACGGCGCAAAAATTCTTTTGAAAGCATGCGGCGTCACAACAGGATATATTGCCATCGAGGACAACAAGCCCGATGCCATAGCCGACCTCAAAAAGCTGCTCAAGGGTGATTCATTGCTGTCGGTAAAGGTATTGAAAACCAAATATCCTCAGGGCGACGAGCGCCAGCTGATATACGCCTTCGAGCATAAGGAGCTTCCCGCCGGAAAGCTGCCCTCGGATCTCGGATATGTCGTATTCAACGCCGAAACCTGCTTCGCGGTATACCGCGCCTTTTCGACCGGAATGCCGGTAACCGAACGCGTCGTCACCGTCGACGGCGACTGTATCGTCAATCCCGGAAACGTAATCGTTCCGATTGGAACGCCGTTTTCAGATATAATCAATTTCTGCGGAGGCTTTTCAAAAAGACCTGACCGGATAATAAGCGGAGGTCCTATGATGGGCATTGCCCAGTGGGATGAAAACGCGCCGGTCACAAAGGGCACGGCAGGAATTCTCGCGCTGTCAAAGGATATGTATCACCGGGAAATTCCGAATTGCATCCATTGCGGCCGATGCGTCGGCGTGTGTCCGATGCACCTTATGCCATGCTATTTTGCCGCATATTCAAAAATAAACGATTACGAAAGCTGCGACGCGTTCGGGGTTAAAAGCTGTGTTGAATGCGGCTGCTGTACGTATGTTTGTCCGGGAAACATTCCTATTATACAATATATACGCATTGCGAAAAGCAAGCTGACTCAAAAGAAATGA